The Candidatus Woesearchaeota archaeon genome window below encodes:
- a CDS encoding sigma-70 family RNA polymerase sigma factor, which translates to MTTLANHPYANNVPLVMLLDSDKVRNGLSKLNPYAIYTADQLHELGLFAEQMRFDRNLVRNRKGEYLGSLVAVYMRREHPALSGQQKNSWEDNGVLVSTLAKFLDVDKAILETQLAELEQQQKQQPSNNGNYNGKLPFSVHSIPPPLYVLEEVIHHSYIPIVAERALQTKSKVVQDYKPKPSIGERSTRTATDTANEDDEEVTQRILKDRKRSNPIISLVMKQLRNGRLFTREEEVEEFKEFDKLRTDFLVYAYTLNPGEFFEFWKTYVSSDIVDADGEVHKAAHNSARKELSSVVDQAHAEYQQLMQGEEPAFEQHNQLFKKIVRSSLGNGYEQLSAYYRQRVETEIKNAQIAVDSQSDADDLDPLPLVKPIGITGEQLETLEGKFTEIIDQKRYIAEANLRLVVSIAKKYQRTHTQFLDCIAYGSEGLETAAYRFNYERGYKFSTYATWWIRQAITRGIGNTERTIRVPIHMLEHIRAIQRTKRSLFHELGREPTLQEIAKKLEVNPERIEKALMSKKDVVSLEQQIGEEEGDTLGVQIKDPHAETDAMSQRSSIRRMIKRLSAAAKLSEREMNVLYNRFGMETEGEKQTLQALGDADGVTREAIRQIEARALEKLRKAVRNFKKITGLDFHYGEDD; encoded by the coding sequence ATGACAACCCTCGCAAATCATCCTTATGCAAACAACGTTCCCTTAGTTATGCTTCTCGATTCAGATAAAGTAAGAAATGGTTTATCAAAACTTAATCCGTATGCAATATATACTGCTGATCAACTGCACGAATTAGGATTATTTGCTGAACAAATGCGTTTTGATAGAAACTTAGTAAGAAATAGGAAAGGAGAATATCTTGGCAGTCTTGTTGCAGTTTATATGAGGAGAGAACATCCGGCATTAAGTGGTCAGCAAAAGAATTCATGGGAAGATAACGGAGTGCTTGTTTCAACCTTAGCAAAATTCCTTGATGTAGATAAAGCAATACTTGAAACACAACTTGCTGAACTTGAACAACAACAAAAGCAGCAACCATCCAATAATGGAAACTATAATGGAAAACTTCCTTTTTCTGTTCATAGTATTCCACCACCACTTTACGTTTTAGAAGAAGTTATACATCATTCATATATTCCAATTGTTGCAGAAAGAGCTCTTCAAACTAAATCAAAGGTTGTCCAAGATTATAAACCTAAACCATCTATCGGAGAACGTAGTACTCGTACAGCAACAGATACTGCGAATGAAGATGATGAAGAAGTAACGCAGAGGATTCTAAAAGATCGAAAACGCAGTAATCCCATTATTTCACTTGTTATGAAACAATTAAGAAACGGAAGATTATTTACTCGAGAAGAAGAAGTTGAAGAATTTAAAGAGTTTGATAAGTTAAGAACTGACTTTTTAGTTTATGCTTATACCCTTAATCCAGGAGAATTTTTTGAGTTCTGGAAAACCTATGTTAGTTCAGATATTGTTGATGCTGATGGTGAAGTTCATAAAGCTGCGCACAATAGCGCACGCAAGGAATTATCTAGCGTTGTTGATCAAGCACATGCAGAATACCAGCAATTAATGCAAGGAGAAGAACCTGCTTTTGAACAGCATAATCAACTATTTAAAAAAATAGTGCGTTCTTCTTTAGGCAATGGTTATGAACAATTATCAGCTTATTATCGTCAAAGAGTTGAAACTGAAATAAAAAATGCTCAAATAGCTGTAGATTCTCAATCTGATGCTGATGATCTTGATCCATTGCCCCTAGTAAAACCAATAGGTATTACTGGCGAACAACTTGAGACATTAGAAGGAAAATTTACTGAGATTATTGATCAGAAAAGATACATTGCAGAAGCAAATCTCAGGTTAGTTGTTTCTATTGCTAAAAAATATCAGAGAACTCATACACAATTTCTTGATTGTATTGCTTATGGAAGTGAAGGATTGGAAACAGCTGCGTATAGATTTAATTATGAACGTGGGTATAAATTTTCAACCTATGCTACGTGGTGGATTAGACAGGCAATCACCAGAGGAATAGGCAACACTGAACGCACCATTAGAGTTCCGATTCATATGCTTGAACATATACGTGCTATACAAAGAACTAAACGCAGTTTATTCCATGAATTGGGCAGGGAACCAACACTTCAAGAGATAGCAAAAAAGTTAGAAGTTAATCCAGAGAGAATTGAAAAAGCATTAATGTCAAAAAAAGATGTCGTTTCACTCGAACAGCAAATTGGTGAAGAGGAAGGAGATACCTTAGGTGTTCAGATTAAAGATCCTCATGCAGAAACAGATGCAATGTCACAAAGAAGTTCTATTCGGAGAATGATAAAGAGATTATCTGCTGCTGCTAAATTAAGTGAAAGAGAAATGAACGTATTATATAACCGATTTGGTATGGAAACTGAAGGAGAAAAACAAACATTACAAGCGTTGGGGGATGCGGATGGTGTTACTAGGGAAGCGATCAGGCAAATAGAAGCAAGAGCATTGGAAAAGTTAAGAAAAGCGGTACGTAATTTCAAAAAAATAACAGGATTGGATTTTCATTATGGTGAAGATGATTAA
- a CDS encoding class II glutamine amidotransferase: MCRMLLAIGNIDMGSLIDSLILMAKDNNQYHENNKEGKGTYKHEDGWGIAYYNNGKWTVTKSTSSCIDDDEIATLRNIHPKMALLHARKAIVGEKKYQNTQPFQYKDFMFMHNGHLKDPVVFAKKFKPEGQTDSEQFFYGLLTQLEKSDVPKDILEYLDTFKNYSALNFVLAEPDKTYAATKFSQKPNYFKMKLGKRSDLLVISSEIVPTIPNVTWSHMNDGDLIVINNLTLEFKHYIKEEPDEEVEVGELY; the protein is encoded by the coding sequence ATGTGCAGAATGTTGTTAGCTATAGGAAATATAGATATGGGTTCGTTAATAGATAGCCTTATCTTGATGGCTAAAGATAACAACCAATATCATGAAAATAATAAAGAAGGCAAAGGTACTTATAAACATGAAGATGGCTGGGGTATTGCTTATTATAATAATGGCAAATGGACAGTAACGAAATCAACAAGCTCTTGCATAGATGATGACGAAATTGCAACCTTGCGAAATATTCATCCAAAAATGGCGTTATTGCATGCGCGAAAGGCAATAGTAGGAGAAAAGAAATATCAAAATACACAGCCTTTTCAATATAAAGATTTCATGTTTATGCATAATGGCCATCTTAAAGATCCTGTTGTTTTTGCTAAGAAATTTAAGCCAGAAGGTCAGACTGATTCAGAACAATTCTTTTATGGGTTGTTAACACAATTAGAGAAAAGTGATGTTCCAAAAGATATTCTTGAATATCTTGATACTTTTAAGAATTACAGCGCTCTTAACTTTGTCCTTGCAGAACCTGACAAAACCTATGCAGCAACTAAGTTCTCGCAAAAGCCAAATTATTTCAAAATGAAGTTAGGGAAAAGAAGTGACTTATTGGTTATTAGCTCTGAAATTGTACCAACAATTCCTAATGTAACGTGGAGTCATATGAATGATGGAGATTTAATTGTCATTAACAACTTAACTTTGGAATTTAAGCATTATATTAAAGAAGAACCAGATGAAGAAGTTGAAGTTGGGGAGTTGTATTAA
- a CDS encoding DJ-1/PfpI family protein — MKALIIIAQEGFQPHEYTETKRVLEEHSIFCSTASIKKGICVDKFKGKVEAELAVKDAKVQNYDVIVVIGGPGAPSLADHKEVLTLLRTAQRKHLPLAAICIAPMVLAKAEVLEGKSATIWNEDGQQSEVLHDFGAIFVDESVVVDEGLVTADGPAAATAFGEKIVEMLQ; from the coding sequence ATGAAAGCATTGATTATTATTGCACAAGAAGGTTTTCAGCCTCATGAATATACTGAAACTAAAAGAGTGTTGGAAGAACACAGTATTTTTTGTAGTACAGCATCTATTAAAAAAGGTATTTGTGTTGATAAATTCAAAGGAAAAGTTGAAGCAGAACTAGCAGTAAAAGATGCAAAGGTCCAGAATTACGATGTTATTGTAGTTATTGGCGGTCCAGGAGCGCCTAGTCTCGCAGATCATAAAGAAGTGCTTACTCTTTTGCGGACAGCACAGAGAAAACACCTCCCTTTAGCAGCGATTTGCATTGCACCAATGGTGTTAGCAAAAGCAGAAGTATTAGAAGGTAAATCTGCAACTATTTGGAATGAAGATGGTCAGCAATCTGAAGTGTTGCATGATTTTGGCGCAATTTTTGTTGATGAGTCAGTAGTAGTAGATGAAGGACTGGTAACAGCAGACGGTCCAGCAGCAGCAACAGCTTTTGGCGAGAAGATTGTTGAGATGCTGCAATAA